The following proteins come from a genomic window of Pleuronectes platessa chromosome 2, fPlePla1.1, whole genome shotgun sequence:
- the myorg gene encoding myogenesis-regulating glycosidase, with protein MYQVVPGGAGGTITDVIPKQKHSKDTRPLVGAGVIGLVLVIAAVTAWCYYIASVRKAELLKTQLLDLNKDGYIIRNQGGSIVFRMDFRSGTLDLDSCSKDREMLSCGRTTDRKLNFFIETVQPKDTVQCYRVRWEELVPDIPVEHAMTYKFAHWYGGAVSAIQHWPISISGQQAPKPFVTSDIYANRNEFGGILESYWLSSNATAIKINNSVPFHLGWNETEKTMSFQARYNDSPFKPNPGEAPCAELSYRVCVGLDVTSMHKYMVRRYFNKPNKVPAKAMFRHPIWSTWALHKTKIDQEKLLAYAANIRKHNFNCSHLELDDRYSSRYGEFEFDTTKFPNASSMFQKLKSDGFLVSLWIHPFVNYDSDNFHTCVERSLFVMEPTGRLPALVKWWNGIGGILDFTNPEARDWFSSQLRSLRSRYGVTSFKFDAGETNYLPWKFSTRTPIRDPSFFTRRYTEMAIPYNDRAELRSGYQSQNISCFFRPIDRDSVWGYELGLKSLIPTVLTISILGYQFILPDMIGGNAYLNRTEGSRILPDRELYIRWLELSAFMPSMQFSIPPWAYDNEVVEIARKYTALHESLVAPRVLELAGEVLDTGDPIIRPLWWIATGDETAYKIDSQFLIGDDLMVAPVLEPGKQERDIYLPAGRWRSYKGERFDIKEPLHLTDYPVDLDEIAYFVWV; from the exons ATGTACCAAGTGGTGCCAGGAGGAGCCGGGGGCACAATTACAGATGTTATCCCCAAGCAGAAACACAGCAAGGACACTCGACCCTTAGTCGGGGCTGGCGTAATCGGCCTGGTGCTGGTAATTGCAGCAGTGACTGCGTGGTGTTATTACATCGCCTCTGTACGCAAAGCTGAGCTGCTTAAGACTCAGCTGCTGGATCTGAATAAAGATGGCTACATTATCCGCAACCAGGGAGGCTCCATTGTTTTCAGAATGGATTTCAG GTCAGGGACCCTGGATTTGGACTCATGCTCTAAAGACCGTGAGATGCTGAGCTGTGGACGTACCACAGATAGGAAACTAAACTTCTTCATTGAGACAGTACAACCTAAGGACACGGTACAGTGCTACCGTGTGCGTTGGGAGGAGCTGGTTCCTGACATTCCTGTTGAGCATGCCATGACTTACAAGTTTGCACATTGGTATGGAGGTGCTGTGTCAGCAATTCAGCACTGGCCCATTTCTATTTCTGGCCAACAAGCTCCCAAACCGTTTGTTACTAGTGACATCTACGCAAACCGCAATGAATTTGGTGGTATCTTAGAGAGTTATTGGCTTTCGTCCAATGCTACAGCCATCAAGATCAATAACTCTGTGCCCTTTCACCTGGGCTGGAATGAAACAGAGAAGACCATGTCCTTCCAGGCCCGATACAATGACAGTCCCTTCAAGCCGAACCCAGGGGAGGCTCCGTGTGCTGAACTTAGCTACAGAGTCTGTGTGGGCTTGGATGTGACATCCATGCACAAGTACATGGTCCGCAGGTACTTCAACAAGCCAAACAAAGTGCCAGCCAAAGCCATGTTTCGCCATCCAATTTGGTCGACTTGGGCACTACATAAGACTAAGATAGACCAAGAGAAACTCTTGGCGTATGCTGCCAACATTCGAAAGCATAACTTCAATTGTAGCCACCTAGAACTAGACGACCGCTACTCCAGCCGATACGGGGAATTTGAGTTTGACACAACAAAGTTCCCCAATGCCTCATCCATGTTTCAAAAGCTGAAATCAGATGGATTTCTAGTGTCACTCTGGATCCACCCTTTTGTGAACTATGACTCCGACAACTTCCACACTTGTGTAGAGAGGAGCCTGTTTGTCATGGAGCCAACAGGACGTCTACCAGCTTTGGTGAAGTGGTGGAATGGTATCGGCGGCATTTTGGATTTCACTAATCCAGAGGCCCGTGATTGGTTTTCCTCCCAGCTCCGCTCACTGCGCTCCAGGTATGGGGTGACATCTTTTAAATTCGATGCAGGGGAGACCAACTACTTACCATGGAAATTTAGCACAAGAACTCCGATTCGAGACCCAAGTTTCTTCACAAGACGTTACACGGAAATGGCTATTCCCTATAATGACAGAGCTGAGCTGCGGAGTGGTTACCAGTCCCAGAacatttcctgcttcttcagacCAATTGATCGAGACTCTGTGTGGGGCTATGAGTTGGGCCTCAAGTCTCTCATCCCCACAGTGCTCACCATTAGCATTCTCGGCTATCAGTTCATTCTACCGGACATGATTGGAGGCAATGCCTATCTGAACCGCACGGAAGGAAGTCGCATATTACCTGATCGAGAACTCTATATCCGCTGGCTGGAGCTGTCGGCCTTCATGCCCTCCATGCAGTTTTCTATTCCGCCATGGGCATATGACAATGAGGTGGTTGAAATAGCACGGAAATACACAGCTCTCCATGAAAGTCTTGTGGCACCACGGGTCCTGGAGCTGGCTGGTGAGGTGCTGGACACTGGAGACCCAATCATACGGCCCCTGTGGTGGATTGCCACAGGTGATGAGACAGCCTATAAAATCGACTCCCAGTTCCTGATTGGGGACGACCTCATGGTAGCCCCAGTTTTAGAGCCCGGAAAGCAAGAGCGTGACATCTACCTCCCTGCTGGCCGCTGGAGAAGCTACAAGGGGGAGAGATTTGATATCAAGGAGCCACTGCACCTCACAGACTATCCAGTAGACCTGGATGAAATAGCTTACTTTGTTTGGGTGTag